One Falsihalocynthiibacter arcticus DNA segment encodes these proteins:
- the panC gene encoding pantoate--beta-alanine ligase: protein MEICRSIPKIRAYVASLRAEGKTVGLVPTMGALHAGHIALVKAVARHADNVIATIFVNPTQFGDAADLAKYPRTEDADLALLKAAGVAAVFMPQVDDIYPEGAETIVETTVLANMLHGLVRPGHYRGVATVVTKLFNIVGPDVAAFGEKDYQQLQVIRKMVRDLHIPIKILPVPTIREADGLAMSSRNTRLTPADRAAAVILSQALDVTEKAVQSGTTVSDLAKSIRATIATQLRGTLEGLDIVDDETLAPISGPITDPTAIMISVQFGDILLIDQRVATPR from the coding sequence ATGGAAATTTGTCGATCAATCCCGAAAATCCGCGCGTATGTGGCGTCTCTGCGCGCGGAGGGAAAAACCGTCGGTCTCGTTCCCACCATGGGCGCGCTGCACGCAGGACATATCGCCCTCGTCAAGGCTGTTGCCCGCCACGCGGACAACGTGATTGCAACAATTTTCGTCAATCCAACCCAATTCGGCGACGCCGCCGATCTTGCCAAATATCCCCGCACCGAAGACGCCGATCTCGCCCTTCTCAAGGCAGCGGGCGTCGCGGCAGTGTTCATGCCGCAGGTTGACGATATTTACCCAGAAGGGGCCGAAACCATCGTCGAGACCACAGTACTTGCCAATATGCTGCACGGCCTTGTGCGTCCGGGGCATTATCGCGGCGTCGCCACCGTCGTTACTAAGCTTTTCAACATCGTCGGTCCCGATGTTGCCGCCTTTGGCGAGAAGGATTACCAACAACTGCAAGTCATCCGCAAAATGGTGCGCGACTTGCACATACCGATCAAAATCCTGCCCGTCCCCACAATCCGCGAGGCAGACGGTCTGGCCATGTCATCGCGCAACACCCGCCTAACGCCTGCTGACCGCGCCGCCGCCGTCATTCTGTCCCAAGCGCTTGATGTGACCGAAAAAGCGGTGCAGTCTGGAACCACGGTTTCGGACCTCGCCAAGAGCATCCGTGCCACAATCGCAACCCAGCTGCGAGGCACGCTTGAGGGGCTCGATATCGTCGATGATGAAACTCTTGCCCCAATTAGCGGGCCTATCACAGATCCAACCGCCATCATGATTTCCGTCCAATTTGGTGACATTCTCCTTATTGATCAACGTGTTGCAACCCCGAGGTAG
- a CDS encoding tellurite resistance TerB family protein, with protein MNDFTHSWSHQDALVAMMIAVSASDENIRTSELVTIQRIVNHLPVFADFDQDRMAGISKTVLDLFTEEDGLDALFGLIRESLDEKLFETAYALACDVAASDGKLTDQELRILEEMRYELDLDRLHAAAIERGSRARHTTL; from the coding sequence ATGAACGATTTTACCCACTCTTGGAGTCATCAGGACGCCCTTGTCGCAATGATGATTGCTGTTTCTGCAAGCGATGAAAACATCCGCACATCCGAACTTGTAACCATCCAACGGATTGTGAATCACCTGCCCGTTTTTGCGGATTTTGACCAAGACCGTATGGCGGGCATCTCTAAAACCGTGCTTGACCTCTTTACCGAAGAAGACGGCCTCGACGCGCTGTTTGGTTTGATCCGCGAAAGCTTGGACGAAAAACTGTTTGAAACCGCTTATGCGCTCGCTTGCGATGTTGCTGCCTCGGACGGAAAACTCACCGATCAAGAACTGCGCATTCTAGAAGAAATGCGCTACGAGCTTGATCTTGATCGCCTGCATGCTGCCGCCATTGAGCGCGGAAGCCGCGCGCGCCACACCACGCTTTAA
- a CDS encoding GcvT family protein translates to MKTHVKALVVGGGVVGTSIAYHLARAGWDDVMLLERDELTSGSTWHAAGLLPYFNMSFATTHIHDYSIKFYKTLEEETGLNAGFSVVGNLRMAQSKARMDEYMLYASTAETCGVPYEWMTPAQVKNRWPLVRTDDLEGAIFHPTDGYINPADVTMAMAKGARQRGVSIERRWQVDGYRWTGSEWIVTCTKMVERGGNLVPSEEQIEITTEHVVTATGNHAQRTARLLGIKIPAIPVEHQFIVTEPDAALVEYRKTHGEHPVLRDADAKWYVREERGGWILGPYEEGAPARFEYGVPDSFRADLFPLDLERIEEEYLSMIHRIPSSETVGLKDDFNGPICYTPDGNPLIGPAPGLRNMWLAEGFSFGITAAGGAGKYLADLMVKGEAEIDMASLDPKRFGNWMTTEYAARRNEEAYDHVYVLHHPDEERPAARPLRTSPAYDRQKAAGAQFGHVNGWERPNYFAPLGFNDHDARSFRRGGWWQYAVDEAKAMREGVGMIDASAFTKHVVKGAGATAFLDWFTCNKLPRVGRINLTYALTSHGTVRTEYTIVREAEDVYHLISAGAWTSYDSDYLRKAVQDKEAEFGRIEVQNTTTQTGVFALAGPRSRDLLKKLVNDADPEAFFINKNFPWLSAKPIELKMCPVMAIRVAYTGELGWELHHPIEMQNYLYDLLMAAGEEFGLKLVGARAQNWLRQEKSYRAFGTELGRDATPQEAGLDRFIDLEKDFCGKDAMLKTGIRSQCVTLLIEGPDDADPWGREVLYAGDVRVGRLTSGGYSVAFGKSIGMGYVKPEHAEVGTKLKVKMFDQLWDAEIVEDSPYDPTNATIRQNG, encoded by the coding sequence ATGAAAACCCATGTAAAAGCTTTGGTTGTTGGCGGCGGAGTCGTTGGAACCTCGATTGCCTATCATTTGGCGCGCGCCGGATGGGACGACGTGATGTTGCTCGAACGCGACGAATTGACCAGTGGGTCGACGTGGCATGCGGCGGGGCTTTTGCCGTATTTCAACATGTCGTTTGCCACGACCCATATCCATGATTACTCGATCAAGTTCTATAAAACACTGGAGGAAGAGACCGGATTAAACGCCGGATTTTCCGTTGTGGGGAACTTGCGCATGGCACAGTCAAAGGCGCGTATGGATGAGTATATGCTCTATGCATCGACGGCGGAAACCTGTGGTGTGCCCTATGAATGGATGACGCCTGCGCAGGTTAAAAATCGCTGGCCATTGGTGCGGACCGACGACCTTGAGGGGGCGATTTTTCACCCGACGGACGGTTATATTAACCCCGCTGATGTGACCATGGCGATGGCCAAGGGCGCACGGCAGCGGGGCGTTTCGATTGAGCGTCGTTGGCAGGTCGACGGGTATCGTTGGACCGGGTCCGAGTGGATCGTGACCTGTACGAAAATGGTTGAGCGGGGCGGAAATTTGGTGCCCTCAGAGGAACAGATTGAAATTACCACCGAGCATGTTGTGACGGCGACGGGGAACCATGCGCAGCGCACCGCGCGTCTGTTGGGGATAAAAATTCCGGCGATTCCGGTGGAGCATCAATTCATTGTGACCGAGCCCGATGCGGCGCTTGTGGAATACCGTAAAACCCACGGCGAGCATCCTGTTTTGCGCGATGCGGATGCCAAATGGTATGTGCGCGAGGAGCGGGGCGGCTGGATTTTGGGGCCCTATGAAGAGGGGGCTCCGGCGCGGTTTGAATATGGCGTTCCGGACAGTTTCCGCGCTGATCTGTTCCCGCTGGATTTGGAACGGATTGAGGAAGAATACCTGAGCATGATCCACCGCATTCCGTCCTCGGAAACGGTGGGGTTGAAGGATGATTTCAACGGGCCGATTTGTTATACACCCGACGGAAATCCGTTGATTGGGCCCGCGCCAGGACTGCGCAATATGTGGCTGGCGGAAGGGTTCAGTTTTGGCATTACGGCGGCTGGCGGGGCGGGTAAATACCTCGCGGACTTGATGGTGAAGGGCGAGGCCGAGATCGATATGGCGAGCCTTGATCCCAAACGATTTGGCAATTGGATGACGACCGAATATGCGGCGCGTAGGAACGAAGAGGCCTATGACCATGTTTATGTGTTGCACCATCCCGATGAGGAGCGCCCAGCAGCGCGGCCCTTGCGGACCAGTCCCGCCTATGATCGGCAAAAGGCGGCGGGTGCGCAATTCGGACATGTGAATGGATGGGAGCGGCCAAACTACTTTGCGCCGCTTGGATTTAACGATCACGACGCGCGCAGTTTCCGGCGTGGGGGCTGGTGGCAATATGCGGTTGATGAGGCCAAGGCCATGCGCGAAGGCGTTGGAATGATTGACGCTTCTGCCTTTACCAAACACGTGGTGAAGGGCGCGGGGGCGACGGCGTTTCTGGATTGGTTTACCTGTAATAAGTTGCCACGGGTTGGACGGATCAACCTGACTTATGCGCTGACCAGCCATGGCACTGTGCGGACGGAATATACCATCGTGCGGGAGGCCGAGGATGTATATCACCTGATTTCGGCGGGGGCGTGGACCTCCTATGACAGCGATTATTTGCGCAAAGCTGTGCAAGATAAGGAAGCCGAGTTTGGCCGCATTGAGGTTCAAAACACGACCACGCAGACGGGGGTTTTTGCCCTTGCGGGGCCGCGTTCGCGGGACTTGCTCAAGAAGCTGGTGAATGACGCCGACCCTGAGGCGTTCTTTATAAACAAGAACTTCCCGTGGCTTTCGGCCAAGCCGATTGAACTCAAAATGTGCCCTGTGATGGCGATCCGTGTGGCCTATACGGGCGAACTTGGGTGGGAGTTGCATCACCCGATTGAGATGCAGAATTACCTCTATGATTTGCTTATGGCGGCGGGCGAAGAATTTGGCCTCAAGCTGGTGGGCGCACGGGCGCAGAACTGGCTTCGGCAGGAGAAATCCTATCGCGCGTTCGGGACGGAATTGGGCCGTGATGCCACGCCGCAAGAAGCGGGGTTAGATCGGTTTATTGATCTGGAGAAGGATTTTTGCGGCAAGGATGCGATGCTCAAAACCGGTATTCGCAGCCAATGTGTGACGCTGTTGATTGAGGGACCCGACGACGCTGATCCGTGGGGGCGCGAAGTGCTCTATGCGGGGGATGTGCGGGTTGGGCGGCTGACGTCTGGTGGCTATTCGGTGGCCTT
- the panB gene encoding 3-methyl-2-oxobutanoate hydroxymethyltransferase: protein MSKQVKTRRTTVPQIAARKGGDPIVSLTSYHAHTAAIVDKHADFILVGDSLGMVMHGMESTVGVPLDLMIMHGRAVVKGTQKALVVVDMPFGSYEESPSVAFRNAAKIMKETQCGAVKLEGGARMAETIRFLTERGIPVMAHIGLTPQSSHVMGGFKTQGRDEDTWAAHEADAQAVSDAGAFAVVLEGMVEPLAAKITKQIPIPTIGIGASAECDGQILVLEDMLGLSPWTPKFVKVYGNLGEMIEKAVEEYATDVKSRAFPSEDEIYR from the coding sequence ATGTCTAAACAAGTCAAGACCCGTCGTACAACTGTCCCCCAAATCGCCGCGCGCAAAGGCGGCGACCCGATTGTCTCCCTCACATCCTACCACGCCCACACGGCGGCCATCGTCGACAAACACGCCGATTTCATCCTTGTTGGCGACAGTTTGGGGATGGTGATGCACGGAATGGAAAGTACGGTCGGCGTGCCGCTTGACCTGATGATTATGCACGGTCGCGCCGTGGTAAAAGGCACGCAGAAAGCGCTCGTGGTGGTTGATATGCCCTTTGGCTCCTACGAGGAAAGCCCAAGTGTGGCCTTTCGAAATGCTGCCAAAATTATGAAAGAAACACAGTGCGGCGCGGTCAAGCTTGAGGGCGGAGCGCGCATGGCCGAAACCATCCGCTTCCTCACCGAACGCGGCATTCCCGTGATGGCCCACATCGGCCTCACTCCCCAATCCAGCCACGTCATGGGCGGCTTCAAAACCCAAGGCCGCGATGAGGACACATGGGCCGCCCACGAGGCCGACGCCCAAGCCGTTTCCGACGCGGGCGCCTTCGCGGTTGTGCTTGAGGGGATGGTCGAGCCTTTGGCGGCCAAAATCACCAAGCAAATCCCCATTCCCACCATCGGAATTGGCGCATCTGCGGAATGTGACGGGCAAATCCTCGTGCTCGAAGACATGCTCGGTCTCTCGCCTTGGACCCCAAAGTTTGTCAAGGTTTACGGCAATTTGGGCGAAATGATTGAAAAAGCAGTCGAGGAATATGCCACAGATGTCAAATCCCGTGCCTTCCCAAGTGAGGATGAAATCTATCGTTAA
- the dacB gene encoding D-alanyl-D-alanine carboxypeptidase/D-alanyl-D-alanine-endopeptidase, whose amino-acid sequence MSQHFSRRFILAGLMSGSAVLAQAGAPETSLFPPVKPKNFAKSVANPTERIVAGAGFSGDVGFVVADATTGEILESRNAGLAMPPASVAKAITALYALQALGLGYEFSTRLVATGPISNGILNGDLVLLGGGDPTLNTDALAVLAQGLKNAGVREVTGGFLVHSAVLPYVRSIDKEQPDHLGYNPAVSGLNLNFNRVHFEWKRANSGYSVAMDARSDKYRPEVHMAKMVVKKRATPIYTYADGKDSEQWTVASGALGDGGSRWLPVRKPELYAADVFSTMARSQGIKLSKERATASIPKGTVIAQVQSGELGTIVRDMLKYSTNLTAEVIGLSATRGRGIDPRNLATSGAKMSSWAGQVLGMKTAKFVDHSGLSGDSRVPASEMVSALVAAKPNGALHGLMKNIVLKSPDGKALSSAPATVRAKTGTLNFVSALAGYITLPNGRVLAFAIFTADLKKRTQIDKSERERPAGGRAWAQNSRKMQQELLQGWARTYAS is encoded by the coding sequence ATGAGTCAGCATTTTTCAAGACGATTTATCCTCGCCGGATTGATGAGCGGCAGCGCGGTCCTTGCACAGGCCGGCGCGCCAGAAACGTCGCTATTTCCACCTGTAAAACCCAAAAATTTCGCGAAATCCGTCGCTAACCCGACCGAGCGGATTGTTGCTGGCGCGGGTTTTAGCGGCGACGTCGGATTTGTGGTGGCGGATGCGACGACGGGCGAGATTTTAGAAAGCCGCAACGCAGGTTTGGCGATGCCGCCTGCTTCGGTGGCGAAGGCGATCACGGCGCTTTATGCGCTGCAGGCGCTGGGTTTGGGGTATGAATTTAGCACACGATTGGTGGCCACGGGACCGATTTCCAACGGCATTTTGAACGGCGATTTGGTGCTTTTGGGGGGTGGCGACCCGACCTTGAACACGGATGCCTTGGCGGTGCTAGCGCAGGGGTTGAAAAACGCAGGGGTTCGAGAGGTGACAGGGGGTTTTCTCGTGCATTCGGCGGTCCTGCCCTATGTGCGCTCGATTGATAAAGAGCAGCCCGATCACCTTGGGTATAACCCCGCGGTTTCGGGGCTGAATCTGAATTTCAACCGCGTGCATTTTGAGTGGAAACGGGCCAATTCGGGCTATTCCGTCGCGATGGACGCCCGTAGCGACAAATACCGTCCCGAGGTTCATATGGCCAAAATGGTGGTCAAAAAACGCGCGACACCGATTTATACCTATGCGGACGGTAAAGACAGTGAGCAATGGACGGTGGCGAGTGGCGCGCTTGGGGACGGGGGGAGCCGTTGGCTTCCAGTGCGCAAACCCGAGCTGTATGCGGCGGATGTTTTTAGTACGATGGCGCGTTCGCAAGGTATCAAGTTGAGTAAGGAGCGCGCGACTGCCAGCATACCCAAAGGGACCGTGATCGCACAGGTGCAAAGCGGCGAATTGGGCACCATCGTGCGCGATATGTTGAAATATTCAACCAACCTCACGGCGGAAGTCATTGGCCTTTCGGCGACCCGCGGGCGCGGAATCGATCCGCGCAACCTTGCGACCTCCGGCGCGAAAATGTCGAGCTGGGCGGGGCAGGTTTTGGGGATGAAAACGGCGAAATTTGTCGACCACTCAGGCTTGAGCGGCGATTCAAGAGTTCCCGCGAGCGAGATGGTCTCGGCCCTTGTTGCGGCCAAACCCAATGGCGCATTGCACGGATTGATGAAAAATATCGTCCTGAAGAGTCCCGACGGAAAAGCGCTGAGTAGTGCCCCAGCGACTGTGCGCGCTAAAACCGGAACCCTTAACTTTGTCAGTGCTTTAGCAGGATATATCACCCTGCCTAATGGACGGGTTTTAGCCTTTGCGATTTTCACAGCAGACCTTAAAAAGCGGACCCAGATCGACAAAAGCGAACGTGAACGGCCCGCTGGAGGCCGCGCATGGGCGCAGAACTCCCGTAAAATGCAACAGGAATTACTGCAGGGTTGGGCGCGAACCTACGCCAGTTAA
- a CDS encoding nicotinate-nucleotide adenylyltransferase — protein sequence MRYDIPSARAGAKIGLLGGSFDPPHAGHVHISRAALKRFGLDEVWWLVSPGNPLKSTGPAPISRRMAAANAMITHPRIKVTDFEAQAGTRYTAATLKVLFAEYPKVNFTWLMGADNLAEFHLWGQWDWIMKNVRVGVLARPRDRLRALCSPTARRFRTARLPESERMLLAKAQPPAWCYVNLPMVDISSTQLRANGGWKR from the coding sequence ATGCGGTATGACATTCCCTCTGCGCGCGCTGGTGCAAAAATCGGATTGCTGGGAGGGTCGTTTGATCCGCCCCACGCGGGGCATGTGCATATTTCACGCGCGGCGTTAAAGCGGTTTGGACTGGATGAAGTTTGGTGGTTGGTGTCGCCGGGAAATCCGTTGAAATCCACCGGACCCGCCCCGATTTCGCGGCGGATGGCGGCGGCAAATGCGATGATTACGCACCCGCGGATCAAGGTGACGGATTTTGAGGCCCAAGCGGGCACTCGCTATACTGCGGCGACGCTGAAGGTGTTGTTCGCGGAATATCCTAAGGTGAATTTTACATGGCTTATGGGGGCGGATAACCTCGCGGAATTCCACCTTTGGGGGCAATGGGACTGGATCATGAAAAACGTACGCGTGGGGGTTTTGGCGCGTCCGAGAGATCGGTTGCGGGCCCTGTGCAGCCCGACTGCGCGACGGTTTCGCACCGCGCGTTTGCCGGAAAGCGAGAGGATGTTGCTTGCGAAGGCGCAGCCCCCTGCGTGGTGTTATGTGAATTTGCCGATGGTGGATATTTCGTCGACGCAACTGCGCGCCAACGGTGGTTGGAAACGCTAG
- a CDS encoding lysine--tRNA ligase gives MSDLRETAMSSKAWPFEEARRVLKRYSKQPPEKGYVLFQTGYGPSGLPHIGTFGEVARTTMVRRAFEQISDIPTKLLCFSDDMDGFRKVPTNVPMQEELKQDLNLPLTKVRDPFGTHAGFAQHNNARLCDFLDSFGFEYEFASSTEYYTSGRFDEALLQACRVYDKIMAIMLPTLGADRQATYSPFLPISPLTGHVLQVPMVEVNAEKGTVTYDEPTGERIELAVTGGNVKMQWKPDWAMRWAALGVDYEMSGKDLIDSVTQATKICRALGAQPPECLTYELFNDELGQKISKSKGNGLSMEEWLKYAAPESLQYFMYLKPKSAKRLHFDVIPKAVDEYHQQLRAYGDQDEKARLSNPVYHMHGHNVPASDMLVPFAMLLNLASVSAAEDKAQMWGFIQRYAPDATPENNPAMDAAAGFAVRYYNDFVKPAKTYRLAEGTEIAAFADLAARLKTWEGGADADALQTLVFSVGKEHGFEQLRDWFKALYEVLLGASQGPRFGGFIALFGLDESITLIEDGLAGKLAT, from the coding sequence ATGTCTGATCTGCGCGAAACTGCGATGAGTTCGAAAGCCTGGCCCTTTGAAGAAGCGCGTCGGGTTTTGAAACGCTATTCCAAGCAGCCGCCCGAGAAGGGATATGTGTTGTTCCAAACCGGCTATGGCCCGTCGGGATTGCCGCATATCGGGACCTTTGGCGAGGTTGCGCGCACAACAATGGTGCGCCGTGCGTTTGAACAGATCAGTGATATTCCAACCAAACTTTTGTGTTTCTCGGACGATATGGACGGCTTTCGCAAGGTGCCGACCAATGTTCCGATGCAGGAAGAATTGAAGCAAGACTTGAATTTGCCGCTGACAAAAGTGCGCGATCCGTTTGGCACGCACGCCGGTTTTGCCCAGCATAATAACGCCCGCCTGTGTGATTTCCTTGATAGCTTCGGGTTTGAGTATGAGTTTGCCAGCTCGACCGAGTATTATACTTCGGGTCGGTTTGATGAAGCTCTGCTTCAGGCCTGCCGGGTCTATGACAAGATCATGGCGATCATGTTGCCAACCCTTGGTGCGGACCGTCAGGCGACCTATTCGCCGTTCTTGCCGATCTCGCCGTTGACGGGGCATGTTTTGCAAGTTCCGATGGTGGAAGTGAACGCCGAGAAGGGCACTGTGACCTATGATGAGCCCACTGGCGAGCGCATTGAATTGGCGGTAACTGGCGGCAATGTGAAGATGCAATGGAAGCCCGATTGGGCGATGCGTTGGGCGGCCCTTGGCGTTGATTATGAGATGTCGGGCAAAGATTTGATTGATTCGGTGACGCAGGCGACGAAAATTTGCCGCGCGTTGGGGGCACAACCGCCCGAATGTTTGACCTATGAGTTGTTTAATGACGAGTTGGGCCAGAAGATTTCCAAGTCCAAAGGCAATGGGTTGTCTATGGAAGAGTGGCTGAAATATGCGGCACCGGAATCGTTGCAATACTTCATGTATTTGAAGCCGAAATCGGCCAAACGGTTGCATTTTGATGTGATCCCTAAGGCGGTAGATGAATACCACCAGCAGTTGCGGGCCTACGGCGATCAGGACGAAAAAGCGCGCCTGTCGAACCCCGTTTACCACATGCATGGGCATAATGTTCCAGCGTCGGATATGTTGGTTCCGTTTGCGATGTTGCTCAATTTGGCGTCGGTTTCGGCGGCCGAAGACAAGGCACAAATGTGGGGCTTTATTCAGCGCTATGCGCCAGATGCTACTCCTGAAAACAACCCCGCGATGGATGCTGCTGCCGGATTTGCGGTGCGGTATTACAACGACTTTGTGAAACCAGCCAAGACCTATCGTTTGGCCGAGGGCACGGAAATTGCGGCGTTTGCGGATCTTGCGGCGCGGTTGAAGACCTGGGAGGGCGGCGCAGATGCGGATGCGCTTCAGACTTTGGTGTTTTCGGTGGGCAAAGAGCACGGGTTTGAACAATTGCGTGACTGGTTCAAGGCGCTTTACGAAGTGTTGCTGGGCGCGAGCCAAGGGCCACGGTTTGGCGGCTTTATTGCCCTGTTCGGTTTGGACGAAAGCATCACGCTGATTGAGGACGGCTTGGCGGGGAAACTCGCCACGTAA
- a CDS encoding DUF4864 domain-containing protein: MRFLKILAIVAVMNPLVAQAQVGDQARAYGALERTVLGQMEAFRDGDLTAAFEFASDDIQRYFGSPEVFGMMVARGFSMVVDPEDVTFLDNRPEGRSVWQKVLVKSKSGESFVLDYELVPDSEGWKINAVLPVPASGLSA, translated from the coding sequence ATGCGTTTTCTAAAGATATTGGCGATTGTCGCTGTTATGAACCCTCTTGTGGCGCAGGCCCAAGTTGGGGATCAAGCGCGTGCTTATGGTGCCTTGGAACGCACCGTTTTGGGGCAGATGGAAGCGTTTCGCGACGGCGACCTGACGGCTGCATTCGAGTTTGCATCGGATGATATTCAGCGTTATTTTGGCAGTCCAGAAGTGTTTGGCATGATGGTTGCGCGCGGGTTTTCCATGGTTGTGGACCCCGAGGATGTGACGTTCCTTGATAACCGGCCCGAAGGCCGATCCGTTTGGCAGAAGGTGCTCGTGAAGTCCAAGTCGGGCGAAAGTTTTGTGCTGGACTACGAATTGGTGCCAGACAGCGAAGGCTGGAAAATTAACGCTGTGTTACCTGTTCCAGCCTCCGGATTATCTGCCTAG
- the mgrA gene encoding L-glyceraldehyde 3-phosphate reductase: MGYTPAENRYEKMQYRRCGKSGLKLPALSLGLWHNFGGDTPHETKRAILQTAFDNGITHFDLANNYGPPPGSAETAFGEIMREDFAGYRDEMIISSKAGYLMWPGPYGEFGSRKYLVSSCDQSLKRMGLDYVDIFYSHRFDPETPLEETMGALDYIVRSGRALYAGISSYNSEKTREAVAILNDLGTPCVIHQPSYNMFNRWVETDGLKDTLQELGVGSIAFTPLAQGMLTKKYIGGIPEGSRATQGKSLLPSHLNEKTFASIKSLNEMAEGRGQTLAQMAIAWVLRGGGITTALIGASKPSQVIDCVGAVENLDFTDAELVEIDRLSGEANINLWAKSSSTD; the protein is encoded by the coding sequence ATGGGATATACCCCCGCCGAAAACCGCTATGAAAAGATGCAATACCGCCGCTGTGGAAAATCCGGACTAAAACTGCCAGCGCTGTCGCTTGGCCTGTGGCACAATTTTGGCGGCGACACGCCGCATGAGACCAAGCGCGCCATCCTGCAAACGGCGTTTGACAACGGTATCACCCACTTTGATTTGGCGAATAATTACGGCCCCCCTCCCGGCTCGGCAGAGACCGCGTTTGGCGAAATTATGCGCGAAGATTTCGCGGGATATCGCGACGAGATGATCATTTCGAGCAAGGCGGGGTATCTGATGTGGCCCGGCCCTTACGGCGAATTCGGCAGCCGCAAATATCTGGTGTCGTCCTGTGATCAGAGCCTCAAGCGGATGGGACTTGATTACGTCGATATCTTCTATTCACACCGTTTTGATCCCGAAACACCGCTCGAAGAAACTATGGGCGCACTGGATTATATCGTGCGGTCAGGGCGCGCGCTTTATGCAGGGATTTCGTCGTATAACTCGGAAAAAACCCGCGAAGCCGTGGCGATTTTGAACGATCTGGGTACGCCCTGTGTGATCCACCAACCCTCGTATAATATGTTCAATCGCTGGGTTGAGACCGATGGTTTGAAGGATACATTGCAGGAATTGGGCGTCGGATCGATCGCGTTTACGCCGCTGGCGCAGGGAATGTTAACCAAGAAATATATTGGCGGTATTCCAGAAGGCAGTCGCGCGACACAGGGCAAATCTCTTTTGCCAAGTCACTTGAATGAAAAGACTTTTGCGAGCATCAAATCGCTCAATGAAATGGCCGAAGGTCGTGGGCAAACGCTGGCGCAAATGGCGATTGCATGGGTTCTGCGCGGGGGCGGCATCACGACGGCGCTCATCGGCGCGAGCAAGCCGAGCCAAGTGATTGATTGCGTCGGGGCGGTTGAAAATCTCGACTTTACCGATGCGGAATTGGTGGAAATCGACCGTCTTTCGGGCGAAGCCAATATCAACCTTTGGGCCAAGTCGTCATCGACCGATTAG